A genomic region of Papaver somniferum cultivar HN1 chromosome 7, ASM357369v1, whole genome shotgun sequence contains the following coding sequences:
- the LOC113300133 gene encoding zinc finger CCCH domain-containing protein 41-like isoform X1, with the protein MKFDESSLTRYLVKNLQPLTEADPLILAKYVVALLKKEKPIKDLQNLCAENLVEFLGQDTNSFIANLFQALEDDSIASSTKSLNSLERDKSSSSIARVASVELNTSFSKTEELSPSGQSDSEENEISDDDDDDRNHKHRRRETRSESSEKDVPDQPFRRQNRKRNRPFVNGHMFGENDPQSSGSQGQYNPTSMVIDQSGRSEKRRLGLAPLPRGNFESNQRGRVNQALRGEGGSRTDLSMSLNRLPGGRGRGMTSGLWSQHDPRFTPVGTLDFASQIAAQGPTSGLFAGRGLQSAATTQNAPWGAFGLIPGMPNGGLDALHPLMQGALRAPINPPLNIGIAHQRCRDFEERGFCLRGDMCPMEHGVNRIVVEDVQSLSQFNLPVSVPSACHLGKPTGSGALPTVSGASNLSSSSKGLHGKSSIPGTNGNGLGMNGVLPVSSSAGEADLYDPDQPLWNNSSLEASSSFLRLSSPKSNEAEALWNTDPSDRRNFTLSDSVSSDFIGRNITSSDGLQGTNSSVWGWIGSSGNKAEVSGKNESAAASSGYLGSEAKEDQVEGLLPGGSGSVRQRKWTIPKDVGSKVKICASTSRQQSDPTRVTERASQKAQRTLFVNGIPLKSNKKDSLLSHFQKFGEVIDIYIPLNSERAFVQFSTRKEAESALKAPDAVMGNRFIKLWWANRDSIPENGVGVGNTTSMAPYGLVGASGPPRSSSTDRGKENLPAVALKVGAMSVPDTSVPVAVNAVTNGSKDIPSQTKLESLELLKEQLRLKQEMLDQKRNDFRRQLDKLEKKAVVVKGEATAQQIGKKQQVGAATDIVKSVTPHSTNSSKAMLKPGVDKSQDMNSLGENLSFPSSKIISPAAVQSPRTLLPTSHPSVAGGSSFSANRFKLDNRPTTFRILPPVPADLANVAVLKEHFSSFGDLSTVEVEDFEHCNDSANPELSDSRSARITFTTRRSAEKAFTNGKCLQGHNLKFMWLTTSSNPTSSSGRESSSTFTTKGPPEAEGRTGNAVSGASTSTTGISTRHVSDPASTSGNGEAVSSEEVNGGDKPVGLVEACGGSPTVMSPSQKQSRKAYDVIHEDSHDVKNAE; encoded by the exons ATGAAGTTTGATGAATCTTCTTTAACTAGGTATCTTGTGAAGAATCTTCAACCCTT GACAGAAGCTGATCCGTTGATTCTTGCAAAGTATGTTGTAGCATTGTTGAAGAAGGAAAAACCTATTAAAGACCTACAAAATCTTTGTGCAGAGAACTTAGTGGAATTTCTTGGTCAAG ATACAAATTCTTTCATTGCAAATTTGTTCCAAGCCCTTGAAGATGATTCGATTGCATCATCAACTAAGAGTTTGAATTCCCTTGAGCGAGATAAATCATCTTCATCTATTGCTAGAGTGGCTTCCGTAGAACTAAATACATCTTTTTCAAAAACAGAGGAGCTTTCTCCCTCTGGTCAAAGTGATTCCGAGGAGAATGAAATCAGTGATGATGACGACGATGATCGTAACCACAAACACCGGAGGCGGGAAACACGTTCCGAGTCTTCTGAGAAGGATGTGCCAGATCAACCTTTCAGAAGACAAAACAGAAAACGTAATAGACCTTTTGTCAATGGGCACATGTTCGGCGAGAATGATCCCCAATCAAGTGGAAGCCAGGGACAGTATAACCCAACTTCTATGGTGATTGATCAGTCTGGGAGGTCTGAGAAAAGGCGTCTTGGCTTGGCACCTTTACCTCGAGGTAATTTTGAATCAAACCAGAGAGGCAGAGTAAACCAGGCACTTCGTGGTGAGGGTGGTTCTCGCACAGATCTGTCCATGTCGTTAAATCGTCTTCCCGGTGGTAGAGGAAGGGGAATGACCTCTGGCCTCTGGAGCCAACATGATCCAAGGTTCACCCCTGTAGGCACACTTGATTTTGCTTCTCAAATAGCTGCACAAGGACCTACATCTGGTCTGTTTGCAGGAAGGGGGTTGCAAAGTGCTGCAACCACACAAAATGCACCTTGGGGTGCATTTGGGTTAATTCCTGGAATGCCCAATGGGGGTCTGGATGCGCTTCATCCACTTATGCAAGGAGCACTTAGGGCGCCGATTAATCCTCCACTTAATATTGGTATAGCCCATCAGCGGTGTAGAGATTTTGAGGAGCGTGGATTTTGTCTGAGAGGCGATATGTGCCCGATGGAGCATGGTGTAAACAGAATCGTCGTCGAAGATGTCCAG AGTCTTTCACAGTTCAACCTCCCTGTTTCGGTTCCAAGTGCATGCCATTTAGGAAAACCTACTGGATCAGGAGCGTTACCTACAGTCAGTGGTGCTTCAAACCTGTCATCAAGTAGCAAGGGTTTACATGGTAAAAGTAGCATTCCCGGGACAAATGGAAATGGGCTGGGCATGAATGGGGTGTTACCTGTTTCCTCTAGTGCAGGGGAGGCTGATTTGTATGATCCCGATCAGCCGTTGTGGAATAATAGTTCTCTTGAAGCATCAAGTTCATTCCTGAGGCTTTCTTCGCCAAAAAGTAATGAGGCTGAAGCTTTATGGAATACCGATCCGTCAGATCGCCGAAATTTTACATTATCTGACAGTGTTAGTAGTGACTTCATAGGGAGAAATATTACCTCTTCTGATGGTTTACAGGGTACCAATTCTTCTGTTTGGGGCTGGATCGGGAGTTCTGGAAATAAAGCGGAAGTGTCGGGTAAGAATGAAAGTGCAGCAGCTTCCTCAGGGTATCTTGGAAGTGAAGCAAAAGAAGATCAGGTGGAGGGGTTACTACCTGGTGGTTCAGGTAGTGTTCGTCAAAGAAAATGGACTATTCCCAAGGATGTTGGTTCAAAAGTAAAGATTTGTGCTTCTACGTCAAGGCAGCAATCTGATCCTACCCGTGTTACAGAGAGAGCCTCTCAGAAAGCTCAGCGCACCCTATTTGTTAATGGTATTCCCCTTAAAAGTAACAAAAAGGATTCCCTCCTTTCACATTTTCAAAAGTTTGGGGAGGTTATCGATATTTATATACCGCTTAACAGCGAGCGGGCTTTTGTCCAGTTTTCTACAAGAAAAGAGGCAGAATCTGCCCTCAAGGCACCTGATGCTGTAATGGGTAATCGCTTCATCAAACTATGGTGGGCTAACCGAGATAGTATTCCTGAAAACGGTGTTGGTGTTGGTAATACCACATCTATGGCTCCCTATGGTCTCGTAGGTGCTTCTGGTCCTCCTCGATCATCTAGTACTGACAGAGGAAAGGAGAATCTCCCGGCTGTAGCACTGAAGGTTGGTGCCATGTCTGTGCCTGATACTTCAGTACCGGTAGCTGTTAATGCAGTAACAAATGGTTCCAAGGACATACCATCACAGACGAAGCTGGAGAGCTTGGAACTTTTGAAGGAACAACTGCGTCTAAAGCAGGAAATGCTGGATCAGAAGCGGAATGACTTCCGGCGCCAGTTGGATAAGCTTGAGAAAAAA GCCGTTGTAGTGAAAGGTGAAGCAACAGCCCAGCAAATAGGTAAGAAACAGCAAGTGGGAGCAGCGACTGATATTGTAAAATCTGTAACTCCACACTCAACGAATTCTAGTAAAGCTATGTTGAAGCCAGGAGTTGACAAGTCTCAAGATATGAACAGTCTTGGGGAGAATCTTTCATTTCCTAGTTCTAAAATAATCTCACCTGCCGCGGTGCAGTCACCAAGGACGTTGTTGCCAACAAGTCATCCATCAGTGGCAGGAGGGAGTTCTTTTTCAGCGAATAGATTCAAATTGGACAATCGTCCTACTACCTTTCGAATTCTTCCGCCTGTTCCTGCTGATTTGGCAAAT GTTGCTGTATTGAAGGAGCATTTTTCATCATTTGGTGATCTCTCTACAGTTGAGGTAGAGGATTTTGAACATTGTAATGATTCTGCAAATCCTGAGCTATCTGACAGTCGCTCAGCTCGTATAACTTTTACAACACGTCGATCGGCTGAGAAGGCATTTACAAACGGTAAATGCTTGCAGGGCCATAATTTAAAATTTATGTGGCTGACGACCTCCAGTAATCCCACTAGCAGTAGTGGGAGAGAAAGTTCCTCTACTTTCACCACCAAGGGTCCCCCAGAGGCTGAAGGCCGAACTGGGAATGCGGTATCTGGAGCTTCAACATCAACTACAGGTATATCAACAcggcatgtttctgacccggcttctaCCTCTGGAAATGGAGAAGCTGTTAGTTCGGAAGAGGTAAATGGTGGAGATAAGCCTGTGGGCCTTGTTGAAGCTTGCGGGGGCAGTCCTACTGTCATGTCACCAAGCCAGAAGCAGTCACGTAAAGCTTATGATGTGATTCATGAGGATAGTCATGATGTGAAAAATGCAGAATGA
- the LOC113300133 gene encoding zinc finger CCCH domain-containing protein 41-like isoform X2 has product MKFDESSLTRYLVKNLQPLTEADPLILAKYVVALLKKEKPIKDLQNLCAENLVEFLGQDTNSFIANLFQALEDDSIASSTKSLNSLERDKSSSSIARVASVELNTSFSKTEELSPSGQSDSEENEISDDDDDDRNHKHRRRETRSESSEKDVPDQPFRRQNRKRNRPFVNGHMFGENDPQSSGSQGQYNPTSMVIDQSGRSEKRRLGLAPLPRGNFESNQRGRVNQALRGEGGSRTDLSMSLNRLPGGRGRGMTSGLWSQHDPRFTPVGTLDFASQIAAQGPTSGLFAGRGLQSAATTQNAPWGAFGLIPGMPNGGLDALHPLMQGALRAPINPPLNIGIAHQRCRDFEERGFCLRGDMCPMEHGVNRIVVEDVQFNLPVSVPSACHLGKPTGSGALPTVSGASNLSSSSKGLHGKSSIPGTNGNGLGMNGVLPVSSSAGEADLYDPDQPLWNNSSLEASSSFLRLSSPKSNEAEALWNTDPSDRRNFTLSDSVSSDFIGRNITSSDGLQGTNSSVWGWIGSSGNKAEVSGKNESAAASSGYLGSEAKEDQVEGLLPGGSGSVRQRKWTIPKDVGSKVKICASTSRQQSDPTRVTERASQKAQRTLFVNGIPLKSNKKDSLLSHFQKFGEVIDIYIPLNSERAFVQFSTRKEAESALKAPDAVMGNRFIKLWWANRDSIPENGVGVGNTTSMAPYGLVGASGPPRSSSTDRGKENLPAVALKVGAMSVPDTSVPVAVNAVTNGSKDIPSQTKLESLELLKEQLRLKQEMLDQKRNDFRRQLDKLEKKAVVVKGEATAQQIGKKQQVGAATDIVKSVTPHSTNSSKAMLKPGVDKSQDMNSLGENLSFPSSKIISPAAVQSPRTLLPTSHPSVAGGSSFSANRFKLDNRPTTFRILPPVPADLANVAVLKEHFSSFGDLSTVEVEDFEHCNDSANPELSDSRSARITFTTRRSAEKAFTNGKCLQGHNLKFMWLTTSSNPTSSSGRESSSTFTTKGPPEAEGRTGNAVSGASTSTTGISTRHVSDPASTSGNGEAVSSEEVNGGDKPVGLVEACGGSPTVMSPSQKQSRKAYDVIHEDSHDVKNAE; this is encoded by the exons ATGAAGTTTGATGAATCTTCTTTAACTAGGTATCTTGTGAAGAATCTTCAACCCTT GACAGAAGCTGATCCGTTGATTCTTGCAAAGTATGTTGTAGCATTGTTGAAGAAGGAAAAACCTATTAAAGACCTACAAAATCTTTGTGCAGAGAACTTAGTGGAATTTCTTGGTCAAG ATACAAATTCTTTCATTGCAAATTTGTTCCAAGCCCTTGAAGATGATTCGATTGCATCATCAACTAAGAGTTTGAATTCCCTTGAGCGAGATAAATCATCTTCATCTATTGCTAGAGTGGCTTCCGTAGAACTAAATACATCTTTTTCAAAAACAGAGGAGCTTTCTCCCTCTGGTCAAAGTGATTCCGAGGAGAATGAAATCAGTGATGATGACGACGATGATCGTAACCACAAACACCGGAGGCGGGAAACACGTTCCGAGTCTTCTGAGAAGGATGTGCCAGATCAACCTTTCAGAAGACAAAACAGAAAACGTAATAGACCTTTTGTCAATGGGCACATGTTCGGCGAGAATGATCCCCAATCAAGTGGAAGCCAGGGACAGTATAACCCAACTTCTATGGTGATTGATCAGTCTGGGAGGTCTGAGAAAAGGCGTCTTGGCTTGGCACCTTTACCTCGAGGTAATTTTGAATCAAACCAGAGAGGCAGAGTAAACCAGGCACTTCGTGGTGAGGGTGGTTCTCGCACAGATCTGTCCATGTCGTTAAATCGTCTTCCCGGTGGTAGAGGAAGGGGAATGACCTCTGGCCTCTGGAGCCAACATGATCCAAGGTTCACCCCTGTAGGCACACTTGATTTTGCTTCTCAAATAGCTGCACAAGGACCTACATCTGGTCTGTTTGCAGGAAGGGGGTTGCAAAGTGCTGCAACCACACAAAATGCACCTTGGGGTGCATTTGGGTTAATTCCTGGAATGCCCAATGGGGGTCTGGATGCGCTTCATCCACTTATGCAAGGAGCACTTAGGGCGCCGATTAATCCTCCACTTAATATTGGTATAGCCCATCAGCGGTGTAGAGATTTTGAGGAGCGTGGATTTTGTCTGAGAGGCGATATGTGCCCGATGGAGCATGGTGTAAACAGAATCGTCGTCGAAGATGTCCAG TTCAACCTCCCTGTTTCGGTTCCAAGTGCATGCCATTTAGGAAAACCTACTGGATCAGGAGCGTTACCTACAGTCAGTGGTGCTTCAAACCTGTCATCAAGTAGCAAGGGTTTACATGGTAAAAGTAGCATTCCCGGGACAAATGGAAATGGGCTGGGCATGAATGGGGTGTTACCTGTTTCCTCTAGTGCAGGGGAGGCTGATTTGTATGATCCCGATCAGCCGTTGTGGAATAATAGTTCTCTTGAAGCATCAAGTTCATTCCTGAGGCTTTCTTCGCCAAAAAGTAATGAGGCTGAAGCTTTATGGAATACCGATCCGTCAGATCGCCGAAATTTTACATTATCTGACAGTGTTAGTAGTGACTTCATAGGGAGAAATATTACCTCTTCTGATGGTTTACAGGGTACCAATTCTTCTGTTTGGGGCTGGATCGGGAGTTCTGGAAATAAAGCGGAAGTGTCGGGTAAGAATGAAAGTGCAGCAGCTTCCTCAGGGTATCTTGGAAGTGAAGCAAAAGAAGATCAGGTGGAGGGGTTACTACCTGGTGGTTCAGGTAGTGTTCGTCAAAGAAAATGGACTATTCCCAAGGATGTTGGTTCAAAAGTAAAGATTTGTGCTTCTACGTCAAGGCAGCAATCTGATCCTACCCGTGTTACAGAGAGAGCCTCTCAGAAAGCTCAGCGCACCCTATTTGTTAATGGTATTCCCCTTAAAAGTAACAAAAAGGATTCCCTCCTTTCACATTTTCAAAAGTTTGGGGAGGTTATCGATATTTATATACCGCTTAACAGCGAGCGGGCTTTTGTCCAGTTTTCTACAAGAAAAGAGGCAGAATCTGCCCTCAAGGCACCTGATGCTGTAATGGGTAATCGCTTCATCAAACTATGGTGGGCTAACCGAGATAGTATTCCTGAAAACGGTGTTGGTGTTGGTAATACCACATCTATGGCTCCCTATGGTCTCGTAGGTGCTTCTGGTCCTCCTCGATCATCTAGTACTGACAGAGGAAAGGAGAATCTCCCGGCTGTAGCACTGAAGGTTGGTGCCATGTCTGTGCCTGATACTTCAGTACCGGTAGCTGTTAATGCAGTAACAAATGGTTCCAAGGACATACCATCACAGACGAAGCTGGAGAGCTTGGAACTTTTGAAGGAACAACTGCGTCTAAAGCAGGAAATGCTGGATCAGAAGCGGAATGACTTCCGGCGCCAGTTGGATAAGCTTGAGAAAAAA GCCGTTGTAGTGAAAGGTGAAGCAACAGCCCAGCAAATAGGTAAGAAACAGCAAGTGGGAGCAGCGACTGATATTGTAAAATCTGTAACTCCACACTCAACGAATTCTAGTAAAGCTATGTTGAAGCCAGGAGTTGACAAGTCTCAAGATATGAACAGTCTTGGGGAGAATCTTTCATTTCCTAGTTCTAAAATAATCTCACCTGCCGCGGTGCAGTCACCAAGGACGTTGTTGCCAACAAGTCATCCATCAGTGGCAGGAGGGAGTTCTTTTTCAGCGAATAGATTCAAATTGGACAATCGTCCTACTACCTTTCGAATTCTTCCGCCTGTTCCTGCTGATTTGGCAAAT GTTGCTGTATTGAAGGAGCATTTTTCATCATTTGGTGATCTCTCTACAGTTGAGGTAGAGGATTTTGAACATTGTAATGATTCTGCAAATCCTGAGCTATCTGACAGTCGCTCAGCTCGTATAACTTTTACAACACGTCGATCGGCTGAGAAGGCATTTACAAACGGTAAATGCTTGCAGGGCCATAATTTAAAATTTATGTGGCTGACGACCTCCAGTAATCCCACTAGCAGTAGTGGGAGAGAAAGTTCCTCTACTTTCACCACCAAGGGTCCCCCAGAGGCTGAAGGCCGAACTGGGAATGCGGTATCTGGAGCTTCAACATCAACTACAGGTATATCAACAcggcatgtttctgacccggcttctaCCTCTGGAAATGGAGAAGCTGTTAGTTCGGAAGAGGTAAATGGTGGAGATAAGCCTGTGGGCCTTGTTGAAGCTTGCGGGGGCAGTCCTACTGTCATGTCACCAAGCCAGAAGCAGTCACGTAAAGCTTATGATGTGATTCATGAGGATAGTCATGATGTGAAAAATGCAGAATGA